From the Borrelia puertoricensis genome, one window contains:
- the leuS gene encoding leucine--tRNA ligase, with protein MSEYNFTKIEKKWQNYWDKHKTYKVNEDTSIPKEKRIYILDMFPYPSANGLHVGHPEGYTATDILTRYKLLNGFNVLHPMGFDSFGLPAENYAIQTGEHPKKITEKNIEKFKEQIKALGFAYDWDREIRTHDENYYKWTQWIFLKLYKKGLAYIKEMPVWYCPDLGTVLSNEEVIQTPDGPRSERGFYKVKRKPLRQWVLKITEYAERLIKDLEEIDWPESVKEMQKNWIGKSIGAEIEFSIKASKEKIKVFTTRPDTIFGVTYLVLAPEHNIVDEITKDELKTITSEYKDKEILKSDLERTSLEKDKTGVFTGAYAINPITEEEIPIWIGSYVLGTYGTGAVMSVPAHDERDFEFAKKYNLPIKQVVSQTGNNEILRKPFTENGISINTPEEFNNLKTEEVKTKVIEWLTKNKKGQKKVNYKLRDWVFSRQRYWGEPIPIILDDNLNETPLEEDELPLKLPKIENYKPSGTGESPLAKVQNWVNVKRNGKTYKRETNTMPQWAGSCWYYIRYLDPNNEKEFASKEKINYWMPVDLYIGGAEHSVLHLLYARFWHKVLYDLGYVNTKEPFKKLINQGMITSFAYQDENGILIPNDEVEKRNNKFFSKTNNKELKQIIAKMSKSLKNIINPDDIIKEYGADSMRIYEMFMGPLTDSKPWNTQGLIGIFRFLNKIWAIKNKELTKESAPKEIISGLHKTIKKVTEDIENLNFNTAISSLMIFINELLKHDKNYLEIFKPLTIILSPFAPHLGEELWEYMGEKPSIFKNAKWPKYDPNLIIDNTREIVLQVNGKIKDKIILNKGIKEDTLKDIALKNHKIMQNIQNKQIIKIITVKDKLINIVTR; from the coding sequence ATGTCTGAGTACAATTTTACCAAAATAGAAAAAAAATGGCAGAATTATTGGGATAAACATAAAACATATAAAGTTAATGAAGATACAAGTATTCCTAAAGAGAAAAGAATCTATATTCTTGATATGTTCCCCTACCCTTCAGCTAATGGACTTCACGTCGGTCATCCTGAAGGTTACACAGCAACTGACATCTTAACAAGATATAAACTCTTAAATGGATTTAATGTACTTCACCCAATGGGATTTGATAGTTTTGGATTACCCGCAGAAAATTATGCAATACAAACAGGAGAGCATCCAAAAAAAATAACAGAAAAAAATATTGAAAAGTTTAAAGAACAAATTAAAGCATTAGGATTTGCCTATGATTGGGATAGAGAAATCAGAACTCACGATGAAAATTACTACAAATGGACACAATGGATTTTTCTAAAACTATACAAAAAAGGTCTAGCTTACATAAAAGAAATGCCCGTATGGTACTGCCCTGATCTTGGGACAGTATTATCGAACGAAGAAGTTATCCAAACACCTGATGGGCCCAGATCTGAGAGAGGGTTTTATAAAGTAAAAAGAAAACCCTTAAGACAATGGGTTCTTAAGATCACAGAATATGCAGAGAGGCTAATTAAAGATCTTGAAGAGATAGACTGGCCTGAATCTGTTAAAGAAATGCAAAAAAATTGGATTGGAAAATCAATAGGAGCCGAAATTGAATTCTCAATAAAGGCAAGCAAAGAAAAGATAAAAGTATTTACAACAAGACCAGACACAATTTTTGGAGTAACATATTTAGTACTGGCACCAGAGCATAACATAGTCGATGAAATCACAAAAGATGAACTTAAAACTATAACTTCAGAATATAAAGACAAAGAAATCCTTAAAAGCGATCTTGAAAGAACTTCGCTTGAAAAAGATAAAACAGGAGTATTTACAGGCGCATATGCTATTAATCCAATAACTGAAGAAGAAATCCCAATCTGGATAGGCAGCTATGTACTTGGAACTTATGGCACTGGAGCTGTGATGAGTGTCCCAGCACACGACGAGAGAGATTTTGAATTTGCAAAAAAATATAACCTGCCAATCAAACAAGTAGTGTCTCAAACAGGAAACAATGAAATACTAAGAAAACCATTTACTGAGAATGGAATTTCAATTAATACCCCAGAAGAATTTAACAACCTCAAAACTGAAGAGGTAAAAACAAAAGTAATAGAATGGCTTACAAAAAACAAAAAGGGTCAAAAAAAAGTCAATTATAAACTCAGAGATTGGGTTTTTTCAAGACAAAGATACTGGGGTGAACCCATTCCTATTATACTTGATGATAATCTAAATGAAACACCATTAGAAGAAGATGAATTACCGTTAAAACTCCCAAAAATAGAAAATTACAAACCATCAGGTACAGGTGAATCTCCTCTCGCAAAAGTCCAAAATTGGGTCAATGTTAAACGTAATGGAAAAACATATAAAAGAGAAACAAACACAATGCCTCAATGGGCAGGTTCCTGCTGGTATTACATACGTTACCTTGATCCAAACAACGAAAAAGAATTTGCAAGTAAAGAAAAAATTAATTACTGGATGCCCGTTGATCTTTATATCGGAGGTGCTGAGCACTCAGTATTACACTTGCTATACGCAAGATTTTGGCACAAAGTTCTCTATGATCTAGGATATGTCAATACAAAAGAACCCTTTAAAAAACTCATCAACCAAGGAATGATAACATCATTTGCATATCAAGATGAAAATGGCATTTTAATTCCCAATGACGAGGTTGAAAAGAGAAATAATAAGTTTTTTTCCAAAACAAATAATAAGGAACTAAAACAAATAATTGCCAAAATGTCAAAATCACTCAAAAATATAATAAATCCAGATGACATTATTAAAGAATACGGAGCAGATTCAATGAGAATCTACGAAATGTTCATGGGACCTTTAACTGATTCAAAACCTTGGAATACACAAGGACTAATTGGAATTTTTAGATTCTTAAACAAAATATGGGCCATTAAAAACAAAGAACTAACAAAAGAATCAGCACCAAAAGAAATAATATCCGGACTTCACAAAACAATAAAAAAAGTAACAGAAGATATAGAAAATTTAAATTTTAATACCGCAATTTCATCATTGATGATATTCATAAATGAACTTTTAAAACATGATAAAAATTATTTGGAAATCTTCAAACCCCTAACCATTATCCTATCACCATTTGCGCCTCATCTAGGAGAAGAACTATGGGAGTATATGGGCGAAAAACCTAGTATATTCAAAAACGCAAAGTGGCCAAAATACGATCCAAATCTTATTATTGATAATACAAGAGAGATTGTACTACAAGTTAACGGAAAAATTAAAGACAAAATTATATTAAACAAAGGTATAAAAGAGGACACTCTTAAAGATATTGCACTTAAAAATCACAAAATCATGCAAAATATACAAAATAAGCAAATAATAAAGATCATTACGGTCAAAGATAAACTGATAAATATAGTAACAAGATAA
- a CDS encoding efflux RND transporter permease subunit → MDLETLSIKYRVFILMIFTLITIYLGFFLKNIKFDSNILKLIPKNEKTEKIIDINKSNSLLSTIVMFKDKKSIFNKETFGKINKVANDITKILKVKPNSVTSIFTYFPQFKKDIYTDEDITEIRNKVNSSSFIKNIFLNDNETLIYFIVISTTDDKTNFSRSLKNELEEMEAAIKRYETDDLKLYLTGDLIVREKILNYMADDFKLLGPLATLVVILSLYFIVKNVLGAIIPVLIATFALTWTFGIKSIVMSPITVPETTMIVLLISIGCANAVHILNGILKRIKNEPFTEKTIITTIKTLKTPIILTSLTTAFGFLSLINSSIQAYKTMGIFMSTGVIIAMLLSLLVLPGILTYIPFKYKKRENKNVKNDFLEKLSLINQTVTQWILNNKYLSSIITLIILLISIIGLLKIEINFDEKDYFKENTSVKQTLNLMQKEIGGTSIIKIEINGTTGEFKNEKNMKNLDLITDNLDKFTEKTQSSSINRIIKLMNFKFKKENPKEYRFPENQAILNKLILLISRSNSIKNMTKMYINDDWSQISIIVRTDQNSTEEIKNFANYASNLIEKYMPGHEYNFSGAYDKILISKTMVIEQITNIITTLSAITILLMLFFKSIKTGIIIVIPVAWSVFLNFAVMKLFGITLNPATATIASVSMGIGVDYSIHFFNAFILNYQTTKDYKKALIKSIPNVFNGIFANSISVGIGFLTLIFSTYKIIATLGAIIAFTMLTTSLASLTLLPLLIYLCKPTVKILKTTNKILTE, encoded by the coding sequence ATGGATTTGGAAACCCTAAGTATTAAATATAGAGTTTTTATATTAATGATATTTACATTAATAACAATTTACTTAGGATTTTTCCTAAAAAACATAAAATTCGATTCCAATATTTTGAAACTTATCCCAAAAAACGAAAAAACCGAAAAAATAATAGACATAAACAAAAGTAATTCGCTCTTATCAACAATAGTTATGTTTAAAGACAAAAAAAGTATTTTTAATAAAGAAACCTTTGGAAAAATTAATAAAGTAGCAAATGATATAACCAAAATACTCAAAGTAAAACCCAACTCTGTTACAAGTATATTTACTTACTTTCCACAATTTAAAAAAGATATATATACAGATGAAGATATAACTGAAATAAGAAACAAAGTAAATTCATCATCATTCATAAAAAACATATTCTTAAATGATAATGAAACTTTAATATACTTTATAGTCATATCAACAACAGACGACAAAACAAATTTTAGCCGAAGTTTAAAGAATGAACTTGAAGAAATGGAAGCAGCAATTAAAAGATATGAGACTGATGATCTTAAACTTTACTTAACAGGAGATCTTATAGTAAGGGAAAAAATACTTAACTACATGGCTGACGATTTTAAATTGTTAGGCCCACTTGCTACCCTTGTAGTAATTTTATCACTCTATTTTATTGTAAAAAATGTATTGGGAGCAATAATTCCTGTACTTATTGCAACATTTGCACTAACTTGGACATTTGGAATTAAAAGCATTGTTATGTCCCCCATTACTGTTCCAGAAACAACAATGATAGTTCTCCTTATATCGATCGGATGTGCTAATGCTGTACATATACTAAATGGAATATTAAAGAGAATTAAAAACGAACCTTTCACTGAAAAAACAATAATAACTACAATTAAAACTCTAAAAACACCCATAATTTTAACCTCTCTTACAACAGCTTTCGGATTTTTATCATTAATAAACTCTTCAATTCAGGCATACAAAACAATGGGGATTTTCATGTCAACAGGAGTAATTATTGCAATGCTTCTGTCCTTATTAGTGCTACCTGGAATATTAACCTACATACCATTTAAATATAAAAAAAGGGAGAATAAAAATGTAAAAAATGATTTTCTTGAAAAACTTTCACTGATAAACCAAACAGTTACACAATGGATATTAAATAATAAATATCTCTCATCTATCATAACTCTAATTATTTTATTAATCTCAATTATAGGTCTCCTTAAAATAGAAATTAACTTTGACGAGAAAGATTATTTTAAAGAAAATACAAGTGTCAAACAAACACTCAATTTAATGCAAAAAGAAATAGGGGGAACATCTATCATCAAAATTGAAATTAATGGGACTACTGGTGAATTCAAAAATGAAAAAAATATGAAAAATTTGGATTTAATTACAGACAATCTTGATAAATTTACTGAAAAAACACAATCCAGTTCAATAAACAGAATTATAAAACTGATGAATTTCAAATTCAAAAAAGAAAATCCAAAAGAATACAGATTTCCTGAAAATCAAGCTATTTTAAACAAGCTAATACTCTTAATTAGTAGAAGCAACTCTATTAAGAACATGACTAAGATGTACATTAATGATGATTGGTCTCAAATATCAATTATTGTGAGAACTGACCAAAATTCAACCGAAGAAATCAAAAATTTTGCCAACTATGCAAGCAATTTGATTGAAAAATACATGCCAGGACATGAATATAACTTCTCAGGAGCGTATGACAAAATATTAATATCTAAAACCATGGTGATAGAACAAATCACAAATATTATTACAACACTAAGTGCAATAACAATATTGCTAATGTTATTCTTCAAATCCATTAAAACCGGAATAATAATTGTAATTCCAGTAGCATGGTCAGTATTTTTAAATTTTGCCGTAATGAAACTTTTTGGAATAACACTAAATCCTGCAACAGCAACAATTGCATCCGTTAGTATGGGTATAGGGGTAGATTACTCCATTCATTTCTTTAATGCATTTATATTAAATTATCAAACAACTAAAGATTATAAAAAGGCTTTAATTAAATCAATTCCCAACGTATTTAATGGAATATTTGCAAATTCAATATCAGTAGGAATAGGATTTTTAACATTAATATTTTCTACTTATAAAATAATCGCAACACTTGGCGCAATCATAGCCTTTACAATGTTAACAACATCTCTTGCATCATTAACACTACTTCCATTATTAATTTACCTATGTAAACCCACAGTTAAAATACTAAAGACAACAAATAAAATATTAACAGAATGA
- a CDS encoding DedA family protein encodes MHTILEFIDFNIAYSPIVFFGLLILAGFNIPISEDAIVIMGGILSSRKNEYTILIFLGIFWGAYIGDIISFYIGKLLANKFLKQKKQTNKLIYKMNYYYKRYGSLTLLFGRFIPFGFRNAIFISAGMGNMRTSNFLITDFFAAMISITTYFILSFKIGESFKLIFPKIRIISLIAFIIITIIILIIYIIRKKKIKKVDKLFK; translated from the coding sequence ATGCATACCATACTAGAATTTATAGATTTCAATATAGCTTATTCTCCAATTGTATTTTTTGGACTACTTATTCTTGCAGGTTTTAACATTCCCATTTCTGAAGATGCAATAGTAATAATGGGGGGAATACTTTCTAGTCGAAAAAATGAGTATACAATCTTAATCTTTCTAGGAATTTTCTGGGGTGCTTATATTGGCGATATAATCTCATTTTATATAGGCAAATTATTAGCTAACAAATTCTTAAAACAAAAAAAACAAACAAATAAATTGATCTATAAAATGAACTATTACTATAAACGATACGGAAGCCTAACTTTACTATTTGGAAGATTTATTCCATTTGGATTTAGAAACGCAATATTTATATCAGCAGGAATGGGCAATATGCGTACCAGTAATTTTCTTATAACTGACTTTTTTGCAGCCATGATATCAATTACAACTTACTTTATACTAAGCTTTAAGATAGGTGAATCGTTTAAATTAATATTTCCTAAAATTAGGATCATATCATTAATAGCATTTATCATCATCACAATAATAATTTTAATAATTTACATTATAAGAAAGAAAAAAATTAAAAAAGTTGACAAACTTTTCAAATAG
- the pcsA gene encoding phosphatidylcholine synthase → MRKLLNLILAWSVHILTASGLIVSLYSIISIINTNYNLLLKLTILGLLIDGIDGTLARKLKIKEIIPTINGELLDNIVDYINYTFIPTIFFYYGNFISNEYKIITCIGILLASAYQFSRLDAKTSDDYFRGFPSLWNLLIIFNIIFKLDQTTNLSIILLCITFSFAPIKFIYPSKTKEFKHITLPVTVITALSVILITFTKLSDTYLKIGKTLIIFYCLYLILMSIYLTYKTKKK, encoded by the coding sequence TTGAGGAAATTATTAAATCTTATTTTAGCCTGGTCAGTACATATTTTAACAGCTTCCGGATTAATAGTCAGTCTTTACTCAATAATCTCCATAATAAACACAAATTATAATCTTTTATTAAAACTTACCATTCTTGGACTTTTAATTGATGGGATTGATGGCACACTGGCAAGAAAATTAAAAATAAAAGAAATAATCCCAACAATAAATGGAGAACTTCTTGACAATATAGTAGACTACATAAACTATACGTTCATTCCCACAATATTTTTTTACTACGGTAATTTCATAAGCAATGAATACAAAATAATAACTTGCATTGGAATTTTATTGGCATCAGCATACCAATTCTCAAGATTAGACGCAAAAACTAGCGACGATTACTTTAGAGGTTTTCCATCTTTATGGAATTTGTTAATAATCTTTAACATAATCTTCAAACTAGACCAAACCACAAATCTTAGTATAATATTATTATGTATCACATTCAGTTTTGCACCAATTAAATTCATCTACCCTTCAAAAACAAAAGAATTCAAACATATAACACTTCCTGTAACAGTAATAACAGCCCTATCAGTAATACTTATAACATTCACAAAACTGTCAGACACTTATTTAAAGATAGGTAAAACACTAATAATTTTTTATTGTCTATATCTAATCTTAATGAGCATATATTTAACTTACAAAACAAAAAAAAAATAA
- the recJ gene encoding single-stranded-DNA-specific exonuclease RecJ: MKIWEKKEIDIKKENIINIAKKYNISTFEATLLLRREIKEEDFLFFIENSVNLMHNPFLLKNINKFIYRMNEAISEKENVLIFGDKDADGITATIIMYETLKDFGINVTYKIPSNGEFYGLTKEIIDKAFEDKISIIITVDCGISNVEEANYARSKNIEVIITDHHLPNKEIDIENIIINPHLKGDLSPFKEIAGCYVSFKACLALYLSTTNLYNKNMVFLFLERLNNNITLHAIEINNYIFKKYITLESNNDLQININKLEEFSQSKYVIVFNKDEQNQLLNEFFNQKIDIETIDISENFVKKYPKFAKKTLKELMQITKYFKYREINIKEKLYYIFYNIIFEINKDLLKNCLKRLKFVVIGTIADNMPIINENRIIVREGLKEIALRENISINYLLKEVNILTKPMITATDIAFKIAPILNSTGRLEKADITIQFLLTEDINQIENKFKEIKNINILRKRKEDISWNTHNENIIFKNDKFIVCYDKHTPKGISSRMATRLSTYYQKVAVFLTRQENIIKGSIRSNNKVNSKELISMIPNHLIINSGGHKAAAGFTLYESVLSEFIKELENALEKIEYKELYEDSILIDAIIPKDFNKKELLKIINLFEPYGHGFREFIFMMENVYIQDLRTIDKNGNSKHISMKIKNNKDYYKAIYFNGTQSIQKLGIKDGQNIDIICTISEDLYNQNDKILKIIDIKKRQN; the protein is encoded by the coding sequence ATGAAAATTTGGGAAAAAAAAGAAATTGACATCAAAAAAGAAAATATAATCAATATTGCAAAAAAATATAACATTAGCACTTTTGAAGCAACACTGCTACTTAGAAGAGAAATTAAAGAAGAAGACTTTTTATTTTTTATTGAAAATAGCGTAAATTTAATGCACAATCCATTCTTATTAAAGAATATAAACAAATTCATTTATAGAATGAACGAAGCCATTTCAGAAAAGGAAAATGTATTAATCTTTGGGGACAAAGATGCCGACGGAATCACAGCTACAATAATAATGTACGAAACCCTTAAAGATTTTGGAATCAATGTAACCTATAAAATACCCTCTAATGGAGAATTTTATGGCCTTACAAAAGAGATAATTGATAAGGCATTTGAAGATAAAATATCAATAATAATTACCGTTGATTGTGGAATTTCTAACGTTGAAGAAGCAAATTATGCAAGATCAAAAAACATAGAAGTAATAATTACAGACCATCATCTCCCAAACAAAGAAATTGACATAGAAAATATAATCATTAACCCTCATTTAAAAGGTGATCTCTCTCCATTTAAAGAAATAGCTGGATGTTATGTCAGTTTTAAAGCATGTCTTGCCCTATACCTCTCCACTACCAATCTTTATAATAAAAACATGGTATTTTTATTTCTAGAAAGATTAAATAATAATATTACACTTCATGCAATAGAAATAAACAACTACATTTTTAAAAAGTATATAACTCTAGAAAGCAATAATGACTTACAAATCAATATTAATAAACTAGAAGAATTCTCACAAAGTAAATATGTAATTGTATTTAATAAAGATGAACAAAATCAACTTCTAAATGAATTTTTTAATCAAAAAATAGATATTGAAACAATTGACATTAGTGAAAATTTCGTAAAAAAATATCCTAAATTTGCTAAAAAAACACTAAAAGAGCTCATGCAAATTACCAAATATTTTAAATATAGAGAAATTAATATTAAAGAAAAACTATATTACATATTTTACAACATAATATTTGAAATAAATAAAGATTTACTAAAAAACTGCCTTAAGAGACTTAAATTTGTCGTAATAGGAACTATTGCTGATAACATGCCAATTATTAATGAAAATCGAATAATTGTAAGAGAAGGACTTAAAGAAATCGCACTAAGAGAAAACATATCCATTAACTATCTATTAAAAGAGGTAAATATACTAACAAAACCAATGATCACTGCAACAGATATTGCGTTTAAAATTGCTCCAATATTAAATTCAACAGGAAGACTTGAAAAAGCAGATATTACAATTCAATTTTTATTAACCGAAGATATTAATCAAATAGAAAATAAGTTTAAAGAAATTAAAAACATAAATATTTTAAGAAAACGCAAAGAAGATATATCTTGGAATACACATAATGAGAATATTATTTTTAAAAATGATAAATTCATAGTATGTTACGACAAACATACTCCAAAAGGAATTAGTTCTCGAATGGCAACAAGACTTTCTACTTATTACCAAAAAGTTGCTGTTTTCTTAACAAGACAAGAAAATATAATTAAAGGATCCATAAGATCAAACAATAAAGTAAATTCAAAAGAATTAATTTCGATGATACCAAATCATTTAATAATAAATTCTGGGGGACACAAAGCCGCTGCTGGATTTACTCTCTATGAGAGTGTATTAAGTGAATTTATAAAAGAACTTGAAAATGCTCTTGAAAAGATAGAATACAAAGAATTATATGAAGATTCAATACTCATAGATGCGATTATACCTAAAGACTTTAATAAAAAAGAACTTTTAAAAATAATAAACTTGTTTGAACCTTATGGACATGGTTTTAGAGAATTTATTTTTATGATGGAAAACGTATACATTCAAGATCTCAGAACAATTGATAAAAATGGAAATTCAAAACATATAAGCATGAAAATCAAAAACAATAAAGATTATTATAAAGCTATCTACTTTAATGGAACTCAAAGTATCCAAAAACTCGGTATAAAAGATGGCCAAAATATAGATATAATATGTACAATTAGTGAAGATCTTTACAATCAAAACGATAAAATTTTAAAAATTATTGATATCAAAAAGAGACAAAATTAG
- the lon gene encoding endopeptidase La translates to MKLKEIEYSMEEVKNTVSKGKKPSKNSGGILPHFDKPVRVPLIAVPSHPVFPGMFIPIGIVSDTDMKAVDYVIKGNGIISLFVLRDKFLEKSKSKNDKLIINYKKDIYSVGITAKIVKKINLPDGGYNIFVSTIDRVKFVKVVLNEDFPIIEVDYLKQISIKKGDVHSKAIYSSILLRTKEIFSHRKMPEFQLNMVNIEDKGRLCDVIAGMISSSKDAHQEVLETLSVKDRLKKVLELIYEELNLIEIQNKIAKSIQEKLEKQQKEFFLKEQLKAIKAELGVGDEKSNEFLKLRAKIDSLALKGEALEAVERELEKFSFLEKHSSEYVVVRNYLELITNLPWGESKVNFDKFNLQRAEKILDKTHYGMREVKDRIIEYISVLKLRKSQKGAIMLLVGPPGVGKTSIGTAIAEVLKTKFFRFSVGGIKDESEIKGHRRTYVGALPGKIIQGLRITKTNSPVFLIDEIDKVSASNYGDPFSALLEVLDPEQNINFRDHYLDLPFDISNVFFILTANSLETIPTPLLNRVEIIQLSGYVDDEKIEIARKYLIPKVLNENGVNKDSLKFQGSALVQIAREYARDNGLRNFEKYLKQIVRKVARKLIEDNSVKAYQISKENLEEYIGIPVFRKEEFLHNVMSPGMVMGLAWTNYGGSTLVIETVKTESKSPGIKLTGRLGDVMKESANIAFTYVNSISNELKLNKSFFEKYMIHLHIPEGAIPKDGPSAGITIASAFISLALNKVVRPHLAMTGELSLTGNVMAIGGLRAKIIAAKRSGLEHIIIPKSNKVDLDDIPINIKNGINFHLVDNMREVIKLLF, encoded by the coding sequence ATGAAGCTTAAGGAGATTGAATATTCTATGGAAGAAGTAAAAAATACTGTTTCTAAGGGAAAGAAGCCTTCAAAAAACTCTGGGGGCATTCTGCCGCATTTTGATAAGCCTGTAAGAGTACCTTTAATTGCGGTACCATCACATCCTGTGTTTCCAGGTATGTTTATTCCAATTGGTATAGTCTCTGATACTGATATGAAGGCTGTTGATTATGTGATTAAAGGTAATGGAATTATCTCCTTATTTGTATTACGTGATAAATTTTTAGAAAAATCAAAAAGTAAGAATGATAAATTAATTATCAATTATAAAAAGGATATTTATTCTGTTGGTATTACTGCTAAAATAGTTAAGAAAATTAATCTTCCTGATGGTGGATATAATATTTTTGTTTCAACTATTGATAGAGTAAAATTTGTCAAAGTTGTTCTTAATGAAGATTTTCCGATAATTGAAGTTGATTATTTAAAGCAAATTTCGATTAAAAAAGGTGATGTTCACTCAAAGGCAATTTATAGTAGTATTTTGCTTAGAACTAAAGAAATATTCTCACATAGAAAGATGCCTGAATTTCAGTTAAATATGGTTAATATTGAAGATAAGGGTAGATTGTGTGATGTTATTGCAGGAATGATTTCATCTTCAAAAGATGCTCATCAAGAAGTGCTTGAAACTTTAAGTGTTAAGGATAGACTTAAAAAGGTCTTGGAATTGATTTATGAGGAATTAAATTTAATTGAGATTCAAAATAAAATTGCTAAGAGCATTCAGGAAAAATTAGAAAAACAACAAAAAGAATTTTTTTTAAAGGAACAACTTAAAGCTATTAAGGCTGAACTTGGTGTAGGAGATGAAAAAAGTAATGAATTTTTAAAACTTAGAGCCAAGATTGATTCTTTAGCTTTAAAAGGCGAAGCTTTAGAAGCAGTTGAGAGAGAACTTGAAAAATTTTCATTTCTTGAGAAGCATTCATCTGAGTATGTTGTGGTTAGAAATTATCTTGAACTTATTACTAACCTTCCTTGGGGAGAATCTAAAGTTAATTTTGATAAATTTAATTTGCAAAGAGCAGAAAAGATTTTAGATAAGACGCATTATGGAATGAGAGAAGTTAAAGATAGAATTATTGAATATATTTCTGTTCTTAAATTAAGAAAATCTCAAAAAGGAGCTATTATGCTTTTAGTTGGACCTCCTGGAGTTGGTAAAACTTCGATAGGAACAGCTATTGCTGAAGTTCTTAAAACGAAATTTTTTAGATTTTCTGTAGGTGGGATAAAAGATGAGTCAGAGATTAAAGGGCATAGAAGGACTTATGTTGGAGCATTACCTGGAAAAATTATCCAAGGGCTAAGAATTACAAAGACCAACTCTCCTGTTTTTTTAATAGATGAAATTGATAAAGTTTCAGCATCTAATTATGGGGATCCATTCTCAGCTCTTCTTGAGGTTTTAGATCCTGAGCAAAATATTAATTTTAGAGATCATTATCTTGATTTGCCTTTTGATATTTCTAATGTGTTCTTTATTTTAACAGCCAATTCTCTTGAAACAATACCTACGCCTTTATTAAATAGAGTGGAAATAATTCAGCTTTCAGGATATGTTGATGATGAAAAAATAGAGATAGCAAGAAAGTATTTAATACCAAAGGTCTTAAATGAAAATGGTGTTAATAAAGATTCCTTAAAATTTCAAGGTTCAGCTCTCGTTCAAATTGCTAGAGAATATGCAAGAGATAATGGACTTAGGAATTTTGAAAAGTATTTAAAACAAATTGTTAGAAAAGTTGCAAGAAAACTTATTGAAGATAACTCTGTTAAAGCATACCAGATTTCTAAGGAAAATTTGGAAGAATATATTGGTATTCCTGTATTTAGAAAAGAAGAATTTTTGCATAATGTCATGTCTCCAGGTATGGTAATGGGTCTTGCGTGGACTAATTATGGTGGATCAACTTTGGTAATTGAAACTGTAAAAACTGAGTCTAAGTCTCCTGGTATCAAGTTAACAGGTAGACTTGGAGATGTGATGAAAGAATCTGCAAATATTGCGTTTACTTATGTAAATAGCATTAGTAATGAGCTTAAGTTAAATAAGTCTTTTTTTGAAAAATATATGATTCATTTGCATATTCCAGAAGGGGCTATACCAAAGGATGGACCTTCGGCTGGGATTACTATTGCTAGTGCTTTTATATCTTTAGCTCTTAATAAAGTGGTGAGACCTCATTTGGCTATGACTGGAGAGTTGTCATTAACAGGTAATGTAATGGCTATTGGGGGATTGAGAGCTAAAATAATTGCTGCTAAACGAAGTGGACTTGAGCATATTATTATTCCTAAATCAAATAAAGTGGATCTTGATGATATTCCTATTAACATCAAGAATGGCATAAATTTTCATCTTGTAGATAATATGAGAGAAGTTATTAAATTATTATTTTAA